The genomic DNA TCGGCCAAGGCATCGAGTTCGACTACTGCTGCGTCCACGCATCGTTCGCGCTCCGGGAAGCCGGGTACGAGACGATCATGGTCAACTGCAACCCCGAGACCGTGTCCACCGACTACGACACATCCGACCGGCTGTACTTCGAGCCGCTCACGTTCGAGGACGTGCTCGCGATCGTCCGGGCCGAGAACCCGATCGGAGTCATGGTTCAGCTCGGCGGGCAGACGCCGCTGAAGCTGGCCGGCCGGCTCGCGGCAGCCGGCGTGACGATCCTCGGGACCCAACCGGACGCGATCGACCTCGCCGAGGATCGCGGCCGGTTCGGCGATGTGTTGAAGGAGCTCGGGCTGGCGCACGCTCCCTGGGGCCTCGCGCACTCCGTCGAAGAAGCGGAGAAGATCGCCGAGCGGATCGGCTATCCGGTGCTGGTGCGTCCGAGCTACGTGCTCGGCGGCCGCGGGATGGAGATCTGCTACGAGCCCGACACCCTGGCCGGGTTCGTGACGACGGCGACGGCGATCTCGCCCGACCACCCCGTCTTCCTGGATCGCTTCCTGGAGGACGCGATCGAGGTCGACGCCGACGCGCTCTACGACGGCGCCGAGCTCTACCTCGGAGGCGTCCTCGAACACATCGAGGAGGCCGGCGTGCACTCCGGCGACTCCGCCTGCGTGCTGCCGCCCCACACCCTGTCCAAGTCGCAGATCGGTCTGATCCGCGACGCCGTCGGAGCCATCGCTCGCGCGCTCGACGTCCGCGGGCTCATCAACGTTCAGTTCGCGGTCAAGGACGGCGCGCTGTACGTGCTCGAGGCGAACCCACGGGCGTCGCGCACGGTGCCGTTCGTCGCCAAGGCCACCGGCGCGCAGCTGGCGAAAGCCGCTGCGCGGGTCATGGTGGGGGAGTCGATCGCCTCGCTGCGAGCCGCCGGGATCCTGCCCGAGCACGACGCCCTCCACGCCGATCGCCTCAAGCACACTGCGGTGAAGGAAGCGGTTCTCCCGTTCGCGCGGTTCCCCGGGGTCGACACGCTCCTCGGGCCGGAGATGAAGTCCACCGGCGAGGTGATGGGGATCGACCGGACCTTCGGCGTCGCGTTCGCCAAGGCCGAAGAGGCCGCCGACGCCCGGCTGCCGCGATCAGGAACCGTGTTCGTGAGCGTCCGGGACCGCGACAAGCGGGCGATCATCCTTCCGGTGAAGCGGCTCGCTTCGCTCGGATTCCGCATCCTGGCGACCGAAGGGACCGGCGCGTCGCTGCAGCGGAACGGCGTGCCGCTGGAGATCGTGCCGAAGGTCGGGGAGGGGAGTCCCCACGTCGGAGACCTGATCGCCGCGGGAGACATCGCGCTCGTGATCAACACGCCCTCCGGCAGCGGACCCCGCCGCGACGGCGACTACATCCGGACCGCCGCCGTCCGGTACGGCATCCCGTGCATCACAACGCTCTCGGCCGTGCAGGCCGCCGTTCAGGGCATCGAGGAGCTTCTCGCAGCGGACACGACGGTCATGAGCCTGCAGGAGTACACGCGGTGAGCGCAGCGCTCGCGGAGGCGACCGTCGCCGAGGCGCGCGTGATCGGCGTCGAGCGCGTCGGCGACTACCAGGTGCTGTCGCTTCGCGCTCCGGAGATCGCCCGACGAACGATCCCCGGACAGTTCGTGATGCTGTCGTCGGGTGCGCTACTCCGGCGCCCGTTCTCCGTGTTCCGCGTCGAGGGAGACGCGGTCTCGGTCGCGTTCGACGTCATCGGCGCCGGAACGAGCTGGCTCGCCGGGCGCGCGCTCGGCGACGAGGTGTCCATCGTCGGCCCGCTCGGCACGGGCTTCTCGCTGGACGGCTCTGGTCCGGTGATCGCCGTCGGCGGGGGATACGGCGCGGCTCCGCTGTTCTTGCTCGCCGAGCGCCTGCGCGCCGCCGGGATAGAGGTGCACGGCGTGCTCGGGGCCGCGCGCGCCGCGCGCGTGTTCGGTGCCGACATCGCGGATCGGATCTTCGACTCGGTCACGTTCACGACCGACGACGGGTCACTCGGCATCCGCGGTCTCGTCACCGACGCGCTCAACGACCTGGCAGCGCGGACGCGCGCGTCGCGGATCGCCGCGTGCGGCCCTCTGCCGATGCTCGAGGCGGTCTCCACGCGGGCCCGAGAGCTCGGGGTGCCGTGCGAGGTCGCCGTCGAGGAATTCATGGCGTGCGGGATCGGCGTCTGCTGGACGTGCGTCCTCCCGATCGCAACCGGGACCGGCGAGCCGCGATTCGATCGGTCCTGCACGGAAGGCCCCGTCTTCGACGGATCGGCGGTGGCGTGGGGATGACCGCACCCGCCATCTCGATCGACCTCGCCGGGATCCGCCTCTCATCGCCCGTTCTCACCGCTTCGGGCTGCTTCGGATCCGGCCAAGAGATGAGCCGGTTCGTCGACCTGACGAGGCTCGGCGCCATCGTGTGCAAGACCGTGACCCTGAAGCCGCGGCGGGGCATCGCACCCCCCCGGGGAGCGGAGACCCCGAGCGGGATGCTCAACGCGATCGGCCTCCAGAACCCCGGCGTCGACGCGTTCATCGCGAAGGATCTTTCCTGGCTCGACAAGCGGAACGTGCCGGCGATCGCGTCGATCGGCGGCCAGAACGTCGAGGAGTACGTCGCCTGCGCGGAACGACTCCGCGAAGCGCCGGCGCTCGTGGCGATCGAGCTGAACCTCTCGTGCCCGAACCTCGAGGACCGAGGCTTCATGTTCGCCCTGTCCGCCGAGCGAACCGCCGAGGTCTGCGCCGCGGTGTCCGAGCAGGCGATGGTCCCGGTCTTCGCGAAGCTCTCACCCGACGTGACCGACCTCGTCACGATCGCCGATGCCGCGGTCAAGGCCGGCGCCGACGGCCTTTCCTTGATCAACACGACGCTCGGGATGGCGATCGATACCACGACCTTCCGGCCGAAGCTTTCGACGGGAACCGGCGGCCTTTCCGGGCCGGCGATCCGCCCGATCGCGGTGCGCTGCATCTGGCAGGTGCACCAGGCGATGCCGCACGTCCCGATCATCGGCATGGGCGGCGTTGCGTCCGCGGCGGACGCCGTCGAGCTGATCCTGGCCGGCGCGACCGCCGTCGCCGTCGGGACGGCGAACTTCTACGAGCCTCGCGCGACCGAGCTGGTGCGCCTCGGCATCGAACGCTTCCTGGAGACGAACGGCATCACCCGCCTGGACCAGATCCGCGGCCGCGTGAAGGTGGAAGGATGACGAACCCGCTCATCGTTGCGCTCGACGTTCCGACGCTCGAAGAGGCGTCGGCGCTCGCCGAGACGATCGGGGACGCGGCGGGCGGCGTGAAGGTTGGGCTCGAGCTGTTCTGCTCCGAAGGACCGCTCGCGGTCACGGCGTTCGACGCGCCGGTGTTCCTCGACCTCAAGCTGCACGACATCCCGACGACGGTCGGCCGAGCGCTTCGCGCGCTCGAGCCCGTGGCGCCTTGGATGGTCAACGTTCACGCGCTCGGCGGCCGCGCGATGATGCAAGCGGCGGCGGCGGCCAAACCCTCGTCCACGAAGCTGCTCGCGGTCACGATCCTGACGCACTTGAGCGACGACGATCTCCACGAGCTCGGTTTGCCTCCCGCGGGCGAGGCCGTTCCCGCGCTCGCCAAGCTCGCCGCCGAGAGCGGGTGCGACGGTGTCGTCTGCGCGCCGCTCGACGTCGAGCGTGTGCGGGCGGTCGTCCCGTCGGAGTTCCTGATCGTGACGCCCGGCGTGCGGCCGGCCGGCACGGACGACGACGAGCACGCGCGCAGCCTCGGCCCTGCCGAAGCGATCGCCGCCGGCGCGACGCACCTGGTCGTCGGCAGGCCCGTAACCCGCGCCGACGATCCGCGGGCCGCGGCCCAAGCGATCGTCGAAGGGATCCGCGCGTGAACCCGAGCGAGGTACGCGAGCTTTTCGAACGGCACGGCGCGATCTCGTCCGGTCATTTCAAGCTTTCGAGCGGGCGTCATTCGGATACCTACGTCCAGTGCGCGCGGGTCCTGGAACATCCGCGTGTCGCGGCATCACTCGCGAACGCGCTCGCCGATCGCTGCGGGGACCGGGTCGGCTTGGTCGTCTCGCCAGCGCTCGGCGGGCTGCTGATCGGCAACCTCGTGGCGCTTGAGATCGGGTGCCGGTTCCTGTTCACCGAACGGGTCGACGGTGCGATGGCGCTTCGACGCGGGCAGACGCTCGGCCCCGGCGAACGCGCTTTGGTCGTCGAGGACGTGATCACAACCGGGGGCTCGGCGGCCGAGGTGATCCGTCTGGTCGAGCGGGCCGGTGGAGTCATTGCGGGCGTCGCCTCGCTGATCGACCGCTCCGAAGGACAGCCTCCGTTCCACCTCGAAGCCCTCCTCGAGGTGGCCGCAGCCTCATGGGATCCGGCGGAATGCCCGCTGTGCGCCCGAGGAGAGCCGCTGCATACTCCGGGCAGCCGATCACTGTCAAACCCGGCCGCCTCCGGGTCCTCAGGGCGCTGACCTGCGCAAACGTTTGGAATCGTCCCACCCCGGTGGTATAGTCGCGCCGTCCTTAGACGGCCTCGCGAAGGAGGATTGGCCATGGCGCTTCCTCAGCTAACGGAGGAGCAGCGCAAGCAGGCCCTCGAGAAGGCCGCAGAAGCCAGACGTGCGCGCGCGGAGATCAAGCAGCAGCTCAAAAACGCCACTCTGACCCTGCCGCAGATCCTGAGCCAGCCCACGAACGAGACGACGATCGGGAAGATGAAGGTCGCCAGCGTCCTCGAGTCGCTCCCGGGGGTCGGCAAGGTTCGGGCCCGCAAGATCATGGAGCGGCTGGACATCTCGTCGACCCGCCGGGTTCGCGGCCTCGGTGCCAAGCAGAAGGAGGCCTTGCTGGCCGAATTCGGCGCCGGCAAAGAGGGCGGAGCCCCGGAAGCAGCACCGTCGGCCCCGGCAGCCGAGGCGGCTCCGGCTCCCGACGCTCCCATGGGAGGGCCCCTGGAAGGCGGCACGTTTTAGAGGCCGGCTCATCGTTCTGAGCGGCCCTTCCGGGGTCGGCAAGAGCACCATCGCCGAGGCGATCCTGCGCCGAAGGCCCGATCTGGAGACGGTCACGTCTCGCACGACGCGTCCACCGAGACCAGGGGACGGCGTCGGAAAGGCCTACGAGCACGTCTCGCCGGACGAGTTCGAGCGCCTCCGCGCCTCCGGCGAGCTTCTCGAGTCGGCCGTTGTTCACGGCGAGCGGTACGGCACGCCCCGCGAGCCCGTGGAGCGGCTGCTGGGCGAGGGGCGCGACGTGCTGCTCGAGATCGACCTCCAAGGCGCCCGACAGGTGAAGGCCCGGCGTCGGGACGCGGTGACGATCTTCCTCGAGCCCCCCTCCTGGGAGGCCCTCGAGAACCGTCTCCGAGCCCGCCGAACCGAGGACGACGAACGCCTCCGGCGAAGGCTCGAGACGGCGAAGGAGGAGCTCGCGGCGGCGGGGGAGTTCGACCACCGGGTGGTCAACGACCAGCTGGAACGAGCGGTCGATCAGGTTAACCGTATACTGAAGCAGGGCCCTCAAGGCGAGAAGCGATAGGCCCGCTCGACGAGGTGATGGCAAAGATGACGATGATGGAACCGAGGATCGACGAGCTGCTCGACCAGGTGGACTCTAAGTACACCCTGGTCATCATGGCCGCCAAGCGGGCGCGCCAGATCAACGCCTATTACAGCCAGCTGGGTGAGGGGATCGGCGAGTACGTTCCACCCCTCGTCCCGCACGCGCCCGACGACAAGGCGCTCTCGACTGCGTTGAAGGAGATCTCCGCGCAGAAGGTCGCCTACGAACGGCTGGCTGAAGGGATCAAGTGACCGGCCGGCCCCAGATCGACGCGGGCGTTCGATACGAAACCGCTCCGTGGATGGCCCACCCGCCCGCGCTCGGCTCGACCTCGAGGCCACGCGAGAAGTCGGGGCCGAACCGGAATGTCATCGGCCGGCTGAAGGGATCAAGTGCCCGGCCGGCCCCAGATCGACGCGGGCGCCCTCCGGGGCGCCCGGATCCTTCTAGGGGTCTCGGGCGGGATCGCCTGCTACAAGGCGGTCGAGGTCGCCCGTCTGCTCACCAAGCGCGGCGCTCGGGTCCAGGTCGTGATGACCGAAGCCGCTACGCGGTTCGTCGGCCCGATCACGTTCTCATCCTTGACGAAGCGTCCGGTCTATACGGGCCTCTTCGACGAGCAGGATCGGGTTCTCCACGTGCGCCTGGCGAGAGAAGCCGATCTCGTGCTGGTCGCGCCGGCCACCGCGAACGTGCTCGCGAAGATGGCCAACGGTCTCGCCGACGACCTCCTGTCGGCGGTTCTGCTCACCGCGACCTGCCCGATCGTGGTAGCGCCGGCGATGCACACCGAGATGTGGGAGCACGCGGCGACGCGCGCGAACCTCGCGACCGTGCGGGAGCGCGGCGTTACCGTGGTCGACCCCGAGGCCGGGGAACTCGCCGGCGGCGACGACGGCATCGGACGGCTGGCGGAGCCGGCGTCGATCGTCGAGGCGGTGGCCGAGACGTTCGCGCACGGCCGCGACCTCGCCGGCGTTCGGATGCTCGTGACGGCCGGCGGGACGCAGGAGCCGATCGACCCCGTCCGCTTCATCGGCAACCGCTCCAGCGGCAAGATGGGCTTCGCGATCGCGACCGAAGCCGCCCTCAGAGGCGCCGCGGTAACCCTGATCACCGGACCGACGTGGCTCGAGGATCCCGACCGCGTCGAGGTCGTTCGGATCCGGACCGCGGCCGAGATGCGAGACGTCGTCCTCGGTCGCTTCGCCGAGACGGACGTGGTCGTGAAGGCCGCCGCCGTCGCGGACTTCCGTCCCGTGAACGCCGCCGGTTCGAAGATCAAGAAGGACGAAGGCCTCCCCACGATCACGCTCGAGCGGACCGACGACATCCTGGCCGAGCTCGGCCGGACGAAGACGCACCAGCTCCTCGTCGGGTTCTCCGCCGAAACCGACGACGCCGTCGCGCAGGGACGCAAGAAGCTCGCCGCCAAGCACCTGGACTTCATCGTCGTGAACACCGTCGGGCAGGGCCGGGGGTTCGAGGTGGACGACAACGCCGCGGTCATCCTCGGCGCCGACGGAACCGAGGATGAGCTCCCGCTCCAGACCAAGCGATCCCTGGCGCGCGGCATCTGCGATCGCGTCGCGCAAGCGCGGAGACGCTAGCCGGACTCGTACGGCGGACCGTCGTTTCCGATCGCATTCTGAGGCCCCGGCCGGCCGGCCGGGCGCCGAAATCTTAGCGGAATGGCTGGTGCGTCTTCGCAGGTGGCGGTGCGGGAGAAAAGCTTCCGAAAGCGAACTCTTACCGTTGCCCTCTACCCTCCGGGAGGCCTCCAACCTATAATTCGGCCCGAAACCGTCCCCGAAAACCTCCAAGGAGAAGCAGATGTCCCGACGCTGGGTGTACACGTCCGAGTCCGTCACCGAAGGGCACCCGGACAAGATGGCCGATCAGATCTCCGACGCCATCCTCGACGCGATCCTGAAAGATGATCCCTTCGGCCGCGTTGCCTGCGAGACGTTCGTGACGACCGGCCTCGCGGTCATCGGCGGTGAGATCTCGACCTCGACCTACGTCGACGTTCCCTCGCTCGTGCGGCGCGTCATCATGGACATCGGCTACACACGAGCCAAGTACGGATTCGACGGTGAGACCTGCGGCGTCATCGTCGCCATCCAGGAGCAGTCCCCTGACATCGCGCAGGGCGTCGACCACGCGTACGAAGAGCGCGCCGGCGGGAGCGACGAACTCGACGGGCAGGGCGCCGGCGACCAGGGGATGATGGTCGGCTACGCGGTGAACGAGACGCCGGTCCTGATGCCGATGCCCATCTACCTCGCGCACAAGCTCGCGCACCGGCTCGCCGAGGTGCGCAAGGTCGGTCTCGTGCCGTACCTCCGGCCCGACGGAAAGACGCAGGTGACGGTCGAGTACGAGGACAACAAGCCGGTGCGCGTGAACGCGGTCGTCGTGAGCGCGCAGCACCAGCCCGACATCGACATCGAGACGCTCCTCACGCCGGACATCAGAGAGCACGTCGTCGATCCGATCCTGAACGACGTGGGTCTGGACTTCGACGGGTACAGCCTCTTCGTGAACCCGACCGGGAAGTTCGAAGTCGGCGGCCCGAAGGGCGACACCGGCCTCACCGGTCGCAAGATCATCGTCGACACCTACGGCGGCATGGCGCGCCACGGCGGCGGCGCCTTCTCGGGCAAGGACCCGACGAAGGTCGACCGCTCGGCCGCGTACGCCGCGCGCTGGGTCGCGAAGAACGTCGTGGCCGCGGGACTCGCGGAGCGCTGCGAGCTCCAGATCGCGTACGCGATCGGCGTCGCGCACCCGGTGTCGGTCACCGTCGAGACCTTCGGCACGGAGAACGTCGCCGTCGAGAAGATCGAGAAGTGCATCAAGGAGGTCTTCGACCTTCGTCCTGCGGCGATCCTCAGAGACCTCGACCTGCGCCGGCCGATCTACCAGAAGACCGCGGCCTACGGTCACTTCGGCCGTGAGGCCAAGGAGTTCACCTGGGAGCACGCGGGCCGGGCCGACGATCTGAAGAGCTGCATCTAGCCTTCGGTTGACCGACCGGAGGCCATGACGAGCTTCGCTTCGGTCGTCCTGGTCCATCCGTCGCTTTCCCATCTGGATCGGGCCTTCACGTACCGAGTCCCGGATGGGATGACGCTCGATGTCGGAGCGCGCGTCCGCGTTCCCTTCCGTCGGAAGAACCGCGAGGGGATCGTGGTCGAGCTCTTGGCGGAGTCCGACGTCGCGCGGACGCTCAACGTTGGTGACACCCTCGGCCCCGGCCTCGACCCGCAGACCGTCGAGCTGTGCCGGTGGGTGTCGTCGCATTACCTGTCCACCCTCGGCGAGGCCCTCGCCGCGGCGGTGCCCGACCGCGTCGTGGAGGAGGAGTCCGTCGAGCCGGCCGTCGCGCTTCGCGTTCGCGCCCGGTCGCTGACGTGGCTGCAGCGGTACCGTGGCGGCCACGCCCTGGCCCGCGCCATCGAGGGCGGCCGACACGCAGGATTCTCGTGGCGACCCGGCCCCGGCAAGGCGCAGGAGATCGCCGCGCTCGTTGCATCGGTGGCGGCCCTGGGACGTGGGGTGCTCGTGCTCGTCCCCGAGGTGCGCGTCGCGGGGGAGACGATCGACGCCCTGGCGCCGATGGGGGACGCCGTCGCCCGGCTCGGAAGCGATCGCAGCGCGCGCGAGCGATATCGGGACTGGCTCGCCCTCCGGTCGGGCGCCAAGCGGATCGCCGTCGGCGGGCGGGCGGCAGTGTACGCGCCGGTCGCGGACCTCGGCCTCGTCGTCGTGGACGACGAGGCGCACGTCTCCTACAAGGAACGTCGCGCACCTCGCATCAACGCGCGACCGGTCGCGCACGAGCGCTCCCGGAGGGCCGGAGCCGTTTTCGTCGCCGTCGGAACCCCGCCCAGCATCGAAGCCGGCGCCGCGGCCGAGCGCGGCGTGCTGGCCCCGGTCGGGCTTCCGCGGGCCGAGCTGCTCCGCGCCCGGCCGCCGGTGACCGTCGTCGATCGCTCACGCGAACCTTCGCGGCACGTTCCGCACGCCGAGACCCTGCGGCGGTGTCGCGCGGCGCTCGAGTCGGGGAAGCGGGTGGTCCTCTTGGCTCACCGCGCGGGGGACGCTTCCCGCTCGATCGCCTCCCGGACGTTCCGCGCGCTCCCGACCAAGACGCCGGCTCGGCTCGACGCACGCACGCCTCCCGAGGAGCTCGCGGCGGCGATCCGCGAGGCCGACTGCATCGTCGCGACCCCGGTGATCGCGAAGGACCTGGCGGTCGGAGGCGTCGGCATCGTGGCGATCGTCGAAGCCGACGCGGCGCTCGCCGTCCCCGAGTTCCGGGGCACCGAGGAGGCCTTCGCCACCTGGTGGCACGTCGCCCGGTGGGCGGCCGGCGGCTCGGTCGTCGTCGAGACCGCGGAACCGAAGCACCCCGCGATCCGCGCGCTCGTCCGTTGGGACGTCGAGGCGCTGTACCGCTTCGAAAGCTCTCGGCGCCGGGAAACGGGGTATCCTCCCTTCGCGAGCCTGGCGCGCATCGATGCTCCCGCCGCGCGCGCAGACGAAGCCGCGAAGGCGGTTTCGGACGCGGTGCCCGGCGGCGAGGTGCTCGGCCCGTTGGAGCGAGGCGGACGCGCGGTCGTGGTCGTGCGAACGTCGTCGCGGGCGGAGCTCCTGGACGGGCTCCGGCCGCTCGTCGAGGCCTGGCGTTCGTCCGGCGAGCCGTTCCGGGTGGACGTCGATCCGAGAGAGGTGTTGCCCTGATGGGTCAGCTCGACATCCGGCGCTTCGGCGACCCGATCCTGCGGTCGCCCGCGTCCGCCGTCACCGAGTTCGACGACAAGCTCGCCGCGCTCGCCGCCGACATGCGCGAGACGATGCTCGCGGCGCCCGGCGTCGGTCTCGCTGCGCCGCAGGTCGGCGTCCCGCGGCGGCTGTTCACGTTCGACTCCAGCGAGGAATCGGGGGCGTACGCGAACCCGGAGATCGTCTGGCGCTCGGAGGAGACCCAGGAAGGAGAGGAAGGCTGCCTGTCGATCCCGGGCATCTACTTCCCCGTGGTTCGAGCGATGCGCGTCCGCGTGAAGGCGCAGGAGCTCGACGGCTTGCCGATCGAACGCGACGCCGAGGGGTTCCTGGCTCGCATCTTCCAGCACGAGATCGATCATCTCGACGGCGTGCTGTTCGTCGACCGCCTGAATCCGGAACGCCGGCGCGAAGCGATGCGCACGATCCGCGAGGCCGAGCTCGGGATCTCGGATGCGCCGCCCGGCGATCCGGCCCGCGCGCTGTGAGACGCGGTGCGGGTCGTCTTCTTCGGTACACCTGAGCCGGCAGCCGTCGCGCTCGACGCTCTGCTGGCCTCGCGACACGAGGTCGCCGCCGCCGTCACCCAGCCCGACCGCCCGCGCGGCCGGAGCGGAACTCCGCAACCTTCGCCGGTCAAGGTGCGGGCGCTCGAGGCCGGCCTGCCGGTGCTCCAACCGTCCTCCCCGCGCGACGAGGGCTTCGCCGGAACGCTCGCCGGTTTCCGGCCGCAGGTGTGTGCCGTCGTCGCGTACGGCCACATCCTTCCGCCGGAAGTGCTGGCCGTGCCGCTGCGCGGCACCGTGAACGTGCACTTCTCACTCCTGCCCGCCTACCGGGGCGCGGCGCCGGTCCAGCGGGCGATCATGGCCGGAGAGACCGAGACGGGCGTCACCACGTTCCTCCTCGAGCCGACGGTCGACACGGGACCGATGCTCGTGCAGATCCGCGAGCGCATCGATCCCGACGACTCAACCGGATCGCTTCTCGAACGCCTCGCGCCCATCGGCGCCCGTGCGCTCGTGGACACCCTGGACGGCCTCGAGGCCGGCACCCTGGAGCCCGTCGAGCAAGACCCGGCGCTCGCCTCGCCTGCCCCAAAGATCAAGCCCGAGGAGGGTACGATCGACTGGAGACGACCCGCCCTTGAGATCGCCGACCTCGTTCGAGCGCTCGCCCCGTCTCCCGGCGCGCACTCAACCTTCCGCGAGAAGCGGATCAAGCTCTGGCGAGCGCGCCCGATCGACGGCGCGGCGGCAGAACCCGGCGCCGTCGTGGATGCCGGGAAGGACCGTCTCGTCGTCGCAACCGGTGACGGCCTTCTAGAGGTGCAGGAGTTGCAGCAGGAAGGGGCGAAAAGGCTCGAAGCCTCCGCATTCGTCCGCGGTCACCGTCCCCGGGCCGGCGAGACGTTCGGTTCCCTGTAACCCGCAGTCCCGGCGAGTAAAATCCGGGCGCCGGCTCGACCACGAAGGGTGATTTTGATCGCATACAAGCTCGCACCGTCGATACTCGCGGCCGACTTCGCGCATCTGGCCGACCACGTGGCGGCGGTGGAGAAGTACTCCGATCTGCTGCACGTCGACGTCATGGACGGCCATTTCGTCCCGCCGATAACGATCGGACCGGTCGTCGTGAAGGCGCTGCGCCGCGTCACCTCGCTTCCGCTCGAGTGTCACCTGATGGTCGACCGACCGGAGCAGCAGGTGGAGCAGTTCGCGGAGGCGGGAGCGAACTCAGTGGTGTGGCACCTCGAAGCCGCTCCGGATCCTCGTCCGGTGTTGCAACGGGCACGCCATCTCGGCTTGAAAACCGGGCTGGCGATCAACCCTGAAACGTCGTTCGAGTCGAGCGTGCCGTTCCTCGAGGACATCGACGTCTTGAACATCATGACGGTGCATCCCGGCTGGGCCGGCCAGGCGTTCCTCCATGACGTGCTGCCGAAGATCCGCGCCGCGCGAGAGTACGTCGAGTCCCGCGGGCTCCCGCTCGACATCTCCGTCGACGGGGGAGTGAACATCGAGACCGCCAAGCTGTGCCTGGAAGCCGGGGCCAACGTGCTCGGCGCGGCCACCGCCATCTTCGGGCAATCGGACGCTTCGACCGCTGCAGAGGAGCTTCGCCGGCTCATGGCAACCTACGACGGCGATAACCGCTGATGGCCGAGACGATCCTCGTCGCCGACGACGATCCCGCGATCCTCCGCCTGGTCGAGGTCAACCTCAAGCTCGAGGGCTTCGAGGTGATCACGGCCGTCGACGGCGAGGAAGCTCTCCGGCTCGTCCTGGAGACCATGCCGGCATTGGTGCTCCTCGACGTCATGATGCCGAAGCTGGACGGATACGAGGTTTGCACCCGCATCCGTGCGGACGGCCGGACGCGCCATGTGAACGTGATCATGCTGACCGCGAAGTCGCTGTCCGCCGACAAGATCGTCGGGCTTACCTCCGGCGCCGACGATTACGTATTAAAGCCGTTCGATCCGATGGAGCTGATCGCGCGCGTACGCTCGACCCTCCGTCGTACGAAAGAGATGCGTGCGCTCTCGCCGCTCACCGGCTT from Actinomycetota bacterium includes the following:
- the metK gene encoding methionine adenosyltransferase — translated: MSRRWVYTSESVTEGHPDKMADQISDAILDAILKDDPFGRVACETFVTTGLAVIGGEISTSTYVDVPSLVRRVIMDIGYTRAKYGFDGETCGVIVAIQEQSPDIAQGVDHAYEERAGGSDELDGQGAGDQGMMVGYAVNETPVLMPMPIYLAHKLAHRLAEVRKVGLVPYLRPDGKTQVTVEYEDNKPVRVNAVVVSAQHQPDIDIETLLTPDIREHVVDPILNDVGLDFDGYSLFVNPTGKFEVGGPKGDTGLTGRKIIVDTYGGMARHGGGAFSGKDPTKVDRSAAYAARWVAKNVVAAGLAERCELQIAYAIGVAHPVSVTVETFGTENVAVEKIEKCIKEVFDLRPAAILRDLDLRRPIYQKTAAYGHFGREAKEFTWEHAGRADDLKSCI
- the def gene encoding peptide deformylase; translation: MGQLDIRRFGDPILRSPASAVTEFDDKLAALAADMRETMLAAPGVGLAAPQVGVPRRLFTFDSSEESGAYANPEIVWRSEETQEGEEGCLSIPGIYFPVVRAMRVRVKAQELDGLPIERDAEGFLARIFQHEIDHLDGVLFVDRLNPERRREAMRTIREAELGISDAPPGDPARAL
- the fmt gene encoding methionyl-tRNA formyltransferase, with amino-acid sequence MRVVFFGTPEPAAVALDALLASRHEVAAAVTQPDRPRGRSGTPQPSPVKVRALEAGLPVLQPSSPRDEGFAGTLAGFRPQVCAVVAYGHILPPEVLAVPLRGTVNVHFSLLPAYRGAAPVQRAIMAGETETGVTTFLLEPTVDTGPMLVQIRERIDPDDSTGSLLERLAPIGARALVDTLDGLEAGTLEPVEQDPALASPAPKIKPEEGTIDWRRPALEIADLVRALAPSPGAHSTFREKRIKLWRARPIDGAAAEPGAVVDAGKDRLVVATGDGLLEVQELQQEGAKRLEASAFVRGHRPRAGETFGSL
- the rpe gene encoding ribulose-phosphate 3-epimerase, which produces MAYKLAPSILAADFAHLADHVAAVEKYSDLLHVDVMDGHFVPPITIGPVVVKALRRVTSLPLECHLMVDRPEQQVEQFAEAGANSVVWHLEAAPDPRPVLQRARHLGLKTGLAINPETSFESSVPFLEDIDVLNIMTVHPGWAGQAFLHDVLPKIRAAREYVESRGLPLDISVDGGVNIETAKLCLEAGANVLGAATAIFGQSDASTAAEELRRLMATYDGDNR